A stretch of Thermodesulfobacteriota bacterium DNA encodes these proteins:
- a CDS encoding universal stress protein: MYKNILLPTDGLGKCAFGTCHGVLLAKDLHARITAICITDKFSARELREIYAPEMIWSLSEGKKAQEAMAQAETERKEMAGKALAVAEKMCTDNGVPCEKVH; this comes from the coding sequence ATGTACAAGAACATCTTATTGCCTACGGACGGATTGGGGAAGTGCGCGTTCGGCACCTGCCACGGTGTTTTACTTGCCAAAGACCTCCATGCCAGGATCACCGCCATTTGCATAACGGACAAGTTTTCCGCCAGGGAGCTCCGCGAGATCTACGCGCCGGAAATGATCTGGTCGCTGTCGGAAGGGAAGAAGGCGCAGGAGGCGATGGCGCAGGCGGAAACGGAGCGGAAGGAGATGGCCGGGAAGGCGCTGGCCGTAGCGGAAAAGATGTGCACCGACAACGGCGTCCCGTGCGAGAAGGTGCACA